In one window of Hevea brasiliensis isolate MT/VB/25A 57/8 chromosome 10, ASM3005281v1, whole genome shotgun sequence DNA:
- the LOC110647763 gene encoding uncharacterized protein LOC110647763, translated as MGIISRSMVAKKPNETTRLFITTFLGVGFGFLIGVSFPSLSLSKLNISSSLLSSVDFSYIDNRKLGLPTETPSSSQYSRKADNNNRNQAQNLNDTSKIWVPSNPRGAERLPPGIIAAESDFYLRRLWGKPSEDLTSTPKYLVTFTVGYDQRKNIDANVKKFSENFTVLLFHYDGRVSEWDEFEWSKQAIHVSARKQTKWWYAKRFLHPDIVAPYDYIFIWDEDLGVEHFNAEEYIKLVKKHGLEISQPGLDPNKGLTWQMTKRRGDREVHKITEERPGWCTDPHLPPCAAFVEIMATVFSRNAWRCVWHMIQNDLVHGWGLDFAVRKCVEPAHEKIGVVDSQWIVHQTIPSLGNQGESQNGKAPWQTVRERCRKEWTMFQNRMTNAEEAYFRSKAIESSNSTVH; from the exons ATGGGAATCATTTCACGAAG TATGGTTGCTAAAAAACCAAATGAGACAACAAGGCTTTTTATAACAACTTTTCTTGGAGTAGGTTTTGGCTTCTTGATAGGGGTATCTTTTCCATCATTATCATTATCTAAG CTGAATATCTCATCCAGCCTTCTTTCTTCTGTTGATTTCTCATacattgataacagaaaattaggcTTGCCCACTGAAACCCCATCCAGTTCTCAGTATTCAAGAAAGGCTGATAATAACAACAGAAATCAAGCGCAAAATCTGAATGACACATCAAAG ATTTGGGTCCCTTCAAATCCCCGTGGTGCAGAAAGACTGCCGCCAGGAATAATTGCGGCTGAGTCAGATTTCTATTTACGTAGATTGTGGGGTAAGCCTAGCGAG GACTTGACCAGCACTCCAAAATATCTTGTAACCTTCACTGTTGGTTATGATCAGAGGAAAAATATTGATGCAAATGTTAAAAAG TTTTCAGAGAACTTTACAGTCCTTTTATTCCATTACGATGGACGGGTGAGTGAATGGGATGAATTTGAGTGGTCCAAGCAGGCTATTCATGTGAGTGCTCGTAAGCAAACCAAATG GTGGTATGCCAAGCGTTTTCTGCATCCTGATATTGTTGCGCCATATGACTACATATTTATCTGGGATGAGGACCTGGGAGTTGAGCATTTTAATGCAGAAGA ATATATAAAACTAGTGAAGAAGCATGGCTTGGAGATTTCACAGCCTGGTTTAGACCCTAACAAAGGATTAACCTGGCAGATGACAAAGAGAAGAGGTGATCGTGAAGTTCACAA AATAACAGAAGAGAGACCAGGCTGGTGCACTGACCCACATCTACCACCCTGTGCAGC TTTTGTTGAGATCATGGCTACAGTGTTTTCACGAAATGCATGGCGCTGTGTGTGGCATATGATTCAG AATGACTTGGTCCATGGATGGGGTCTTGACTTCGCCGTTAGAAAATGTGTAGAG CCTGCTCATGAGAAGATAGGAGTTGTAGATTCTCAATGGATTGTTCATCAAACTATTCCCTCGCTTGGAAACCAG GGTGAGTCACAAAATGGGAAGGCACCATGGCAAACG GTGAGAGAGAGGTGCAGAAAGGAGTGGACTATGTTCCAAAACCGGATGACAAATGCAGAAGAAGCATATTTTAGATCAAAGGCAATTGAATCTTCCAATTCCACAGTTCATTAG
- the LOC110647761 gene encoding probable E3 ubiquitin-protein ligase XERICO isoform X2, which yields MGLSSFPCAAEGVLPVLVMNTVISVALFKNMVRSVLQVMGANWTPQDYEQDPDGRIIPQENARERRISITQFKSLTTPNSPSGSGGGSGGGSGRAGGATVECCVCLCGFEAEEEVSELSCKHFFHKKCLDRNILCAGVEKSPCAHKHISEETIEG from the exons ATGGGGCTCTCAAGTTTCCCTTGTGCAGCTGAAGGAGTGCTTCCCGTGCTGGTAATGAACACGGTTATATCAGTAGCTTTATTCAAGAACATGGTCAGGTCTGTGCTCCAAGTGATGGGTGCTAATTGGACTCCACAAGATTATGAGCAAGACCCAGATGGGCGTATTATTCCTCAAGAAAATGCAAGAGAGAGAAGAATTTcaataacccagttcaaatccttGACCACCCCCAATAGTCCCAGTGGCAGTGGTGGTGGCAGTGGCGGTGGCAGTGGTCGGGCTGGTGGTGCTACAGTGGAATGTTGTGTATGTCTTTGTGGGTTTGAAGCTGAAGAGGAGGTGAGTGAACTGTCTTGCAAGCATTTCTTCCACAAAAAGTGCTTAGACAG GAATATCCTCTGTGCTGGTGTGGAAAAATCTCCATGTGCCCATAAACACATATCAGAGGAAACAATTGAAGGATAG
- the LOC110647761 gene encoding uncharacterized protein LOC110647761 isoform X1 → MGLSSFPCAAEGVLPVLVMNTVISVALFKNMVRSVLQVMGANWTPQDYEQDPDGRIIPQENARERRISITQFKSLTTPNSPSGSGGGSGGGSGRAGGATVECCVCLCGFEAEEEVSELSCKHFFHKKCLDRMDALVHRWIVVVISQPALIHLLNPNFLCSNLMNSSVTASTLSLHISLSPILTQTGSYHMIPPNCCDVWLDDGDDDSGKMTFSLTFALLIMDRLWNNYIF, encoded by the exons ATGGGGCTCTCAAGTTTCCCTTGTGCAGCTGAAGGAGTGCTTCCCGTGCTGGTAATGAACACGGTTATATCAGTAGCTTTATTCAAGAACATGGTCAGGTCTGTGCTCCAAGTGATGGGTGCTAATTGGACTCCACAAGATTATGAGCAAGACCCAGATGGGCGTATTATTCCTCAAGAAAATGCAAGAGAGAGAAGAATTTcaataacccagttcaaatccttGACCACCCCCAATAGTCCCAGTGGCAGTGGTGGTGGCAGTGGCGGTGGCAGTGGTCGGGCTGGTGGTGCTACAGTGGAATGTTGTGTATGTCTTTGTGGGTTTGAAGCTGAAGAGGAGGTGAGTGAACTGTCTTGCAAGCATTTCTTCCACAAAAAGTGCTTAGACAG GATGGATGCTTTAGTGCATAGATGGATTGTGGTTGTGATTTCTCAGCCAGCACTCATCCACTTGTTAAATCCAAACTTCTTATGCTCCAACTTAATGAACTCCTCAGTTACGGCATCAACACTTTCATTACATATCTCTTTATCACCAATCCTAACACAAACAG GAAGCTATCATATGATACCTCCCAATTGTTGTGATGTTTGGCTTGATGATGGTGATGATGATTCTGGGAAAATGACATTTTCTCTCACTTTTGCTTTGCTTATAATGGACAGGCTATGGAACAACTATATATTTTGA
- the LOC110647761 gene encoding uncharacterized protein LOC110647761 isoform X3 produces MGLSSFPCAAEGVLPVLVMNTVISVALFKNMVRSVLQVMGANWTPQDYEQDPDGRIIPQENARERRISITQFKSLTTPNSPSGSGGGSGGGSGRAGGATVECCVCLCGFEAEEEEYPLCWCGKISMCP; encoded by the exons ATGGGGCTCTCAAGTTTCCCTTGTGCAGCTGAAGGAGTGCTTCCCGTGCTGGTAATGAACACGGTTATATCAGTAGCTTTATTCAAGAACATGGTCAGGTCTGTGCTCCAAGTGATGGGTGCTAATTGGACTCCACAAGATTATGAGCAAGACCCAGATGGGCGTATTATTCCTCAAGAAAATGCAAGAGAGAGAAGAATTTcaataacccagttcaaatccttGACCACCCCCAATAGTCCCAGTGGCAGTGGTGGTGGCAGTGGCGGTGGCAGTGGTCGGGCTGGTGGTGCTACAGTGGAATGTTGTGTATGTCTTTGTGGGTTTGAAGCTGAAGAGGAG GAATATCCTCTGTGCTGGTGTGGAAAAATCTCCATGTGCCCATAA
- the LOC110647756 gene encoding uncharacterized protein LOC110647756 — protein MWWMMSENGGHYCSKKTDDICGDVCGQGSGRVLSMSRIRCILHSIDLKTILFLFILVPTCVFGIYVHGQKISYFLRPLWEKPPRSFNEIPHYYHENVSMENLCKLHGWKIREFPRRVYDAVLFSNEMDILTLRWKELYPYVTQFILLESNSTFTGSEKLLYFANHRDDFKFVESRLTYGTVGGRFRKRENPFVEEAYQRVALDQLIKVAGISDDDLLIMSDVDEIPSRHTINLLRWCDDIPSILHLRLKNYLYSFEFLVDNNSWRASIHRYQTGKTRYAHYRQADDILADAGWHCSFCFRHISEFIFKMRAYSHYDRVRFKRFLNPERIQRKICEGADLFDMFPEEYTFKEIIGKMGPIPHSYSAVHLPSYLLENADKYKFLLPGNCMRESG, from the exons ATGTGGTGGATGATGAGTGAAAATGGTGGACATTACTGTTCCAAAAAGACTGATGATATCTGCGGTGATGTGTGTGGCCAG GGCTCAGGCCGAGTTTTGAGCATGTCCAGAATCCGCTGTATCCTCCATAGCATTGATTTAAAGACCATTTTATTTCTATTCATCCTCGTGCCAACATGTGTCTTTGGTATTTATGTGCATGGACAGAAGATCTCATACTTCCTGAGGCCACTATGGGAAAAACCGCCAAGAAGCTTCAATGAAATCCCACATTATTATCATGAGAATGTGTCCATGGAGAACCTGTGCAAGCTCCATGGTTGGAAGATTCGTGAGTTTCCTAGACGTGTTTATGATGCAGTGTTGTTTAGTAATGAGATGGATATCCTCACGTTAAGGTGGAAAGAATTGTACCCTTACGTCACGCAGTTCATTCTTCTTGAATCTAATTCAACATTTACTGGCAGTGAAAAGCTTCTATATTTTGCCAACCATCGAGACGACTTCAAATTTGTTGAGTCCAGATTGACTTATGGTACTGTTGGAGGGAGATTTAGGAAAAGAGAGAACCCATTTGTTGAGGAGGCATATCAGCGAGTAGCACTGGATCAGCTTATTAAAGTAGCAGGGATTTCTGATGATGACTTGTTGATAATGTCAGATGTAGATGAAATACCAAGCAGACATACTATAAATCTCCTGAGATGGTGTGATGACATACCTTCAATTCTTCACCTTCGACTGAAGAATTATCTCTATTCTTTTGAGTTTCTCGTGGATAATAATAGCTGGAGAGCTTCAATCCACAGGTATCAGACAGGCAAGACGCGGTATGCTCATTATCGCCAGGCAGATGACATTTTGGCAGATGCAGGATGGCATTGCAGCTTTTGCTTTCGCCATATAAGTGAGTTTATATTCAAGATGAGAGCTTACAGCCATTATGATAGAGTCAGATTCAAGCGGTTTTTGAACCCTGAGAGAATCCAGAGAAAAATCTGTGAGGGTGCTGATTTATTTGATATGTTTCCAGAGGAGTACACATTCAAGGAAATCATTGGAAAAATGGGACCAATTCCTCATTCCTACTCAGCTGTTCATCTTCCAtcatatctattagaaaatgctgaTAAGTATAAATTTCTTTTGCCTGGGAATTGCATGAGAGAAAGTGGGTAA